A single region of the Coleofasciculus chthonoplastes PCC 7420 genome encodes:
- a CDS encoding SLBB domain-containing protein, with translation MPLPQPPAKSLPSQEAYTLGGGDTIRIDILEVPQFSGEYQIPPDGVLTLPLIGSLSVEGLTLEQARQTISNQYSRFLKQPLVTVILLTPRPISISVSGEVNSPGHYPLVQIGEAGIARGPLQPTVTRALAEAGGITLSADIRRVQIRRRQNQGSEQVFTVNLWELMQTGNLNQALVVRDGDTIFVPTATQTTLQEMRQIAATAFAPAPDVPRTVAVVGEVTRPGTYTVVGENPERSQETLGFPTVTLALKQAGGIKPMADIRQIQIRRVTKAGTEQVIPVDLWQLLQVGDFTQDAVIQEGDTIIVPTATEVNPTELTELARANFAPDTIQVSVVGEVVEPGIVQVPPNTPLNQGILAAGGFNHSRARSSSVELIRLNPDGTVAKRTVPIDFAQGINEQSNPVLQNNDIIIVGRSGIAKFADTFGTALAPSTRIFDVLRIVDFFGIWSSD, from the coding sequence ATGCCGCTTCCTCAACCGCCAGCCAAGTCGCTACCCTCTCAGGAGGCGTACACCTTAGGCGGCGGCGATACCATTCGCATCGATATCCTTGAAGTTCCTCAGTTTAGTGGAGAATACCAGATTCCACCCGATGGGGTGCTAACTTTACCTCTAATTGGTAGTCTATCAGTAGAAGGATTAACCTTAGAGCAAGCTAGACAAACTATCTCCAATCAGTACAGTCGTTTTCTTAAACAACCCCTCGTTACGGTTATTCTTCTAACACCACGTCCCATTAGTATTTCAGTTTCTGGAGAAGTCAACAGCCCGGGTCACTACCCCTTAGTGCAGATAGGAGAAGCAGGAATTGCTAGGGGACCACTACAGCCCACGGTAACCCGGGCGTTGGCAGAAGCTGGAGGCATTACTCTATCTGCTGATATTCGTCGAGTGCAGATCCGGCGTCGCCAAAACCAAGGTTCCGAACAAGTGTTTACGGTCAATCTCTGGGAACTGATGCAGACAGGCAATCTGAATCAAGCCTTGGTAGTCCGAGACGGAGACACGATTTTTGTCCCCACCGCTACTCAAACCACTCTCCAAGAAATGCGACAAATCGCCGCCACTGCTTTTGCGCCGGCACCGGATGTCCCCCGTACTGTTGCCGTCGTTGGTGAAGTTACTCGTCCTGGAACCTATACCGTTGTCGGTGAAAACCCAGAGCGTTCTCAAGAAACCCTAGGCTTTCCCACCGTTACCCTAGCCCTCAAACAGGCTGGCGGGATTAAACCCATGGCAGATATTCGCCAAATTCAGATCCGCCGCGTTACCAAAGCAGGTACAGAACAAGTTATCCCCGTGGATTTGTGGCAACTTTTGCAAGTCGGCGATTTCACTCAAGACGCGGTTATCCAAGAGGGAGATACGATTATTGTCCCCACAGCGACCGAAGTCAATCCTACAGAGTTAACTGAATTGGCAAGGGCTAACTTTGCCCCCGATACAATTCAAGTGAGTGTAGTCGGAGAAGTAGTAGAACCTGGAATCGTGCAAGTTCCCCCTAATACCCCTTTAAATCAGGGGATTCTCGCTGCTGGTGGGTTTAACCACAGCCGAGCGCGGAGTAGTTCAGTAGAGTTGATTCGTCTGAATCCCGATGGCACCGTTGCCAAACGCACAGTACCAATTGATTTTGCCCAAGGCATCAATGAACAAAGCAACCCCGTTCTCCAGAATAATGACATTATTATCGTTGGTCGCTCTGGTATCGCCAAGTTTGCGGATACATTCGGAACAGCATTAGCACCCTCCACTCGGATTTTTGATGTCTTGAGAATTGTTGATTTCTTTGGCATCTGGAGTTCTGACTAG
- a CDS encoding DUF4114 domain-containing protein — translation MITITVTSAADRGSGSLRAAIGQAQSGDTIQFDPSLANKTIKLTSGQLEIDKDLIIDGANAPGLTISGNNTSRVFYSSSNSVDITFRNLIIADGKTNGKGADGAGAGIWTGNETRLTVENSTFKNNYATGFGGGAIFGGWKGTNVIKNSTFVGNSSSDNDGDLRSGGAITINSESFLSVVDSNFTDNEGIYGGAVSITSGSLNVKDSIFSENRAFKGGAISNIANSLTIENSTFTRNNSTNYAGAIYTDGASANDDGKTADKIQIRNSRIENNTGIGQGGALFLYVYGKDQIIIENSTIINNQVIGDDQGIALGGGLRLGNGEAIIRNTTLANNLAQERGGGLYVGARTTVTIDNSTFYGNRAESSDGTDGAGGAIALHNRDYSAQITQTTIANNYAGSRSGGLFVDESNVTLKNTLFTDNFAFRGGDDKNVDHHTNTVLKDGGGNFQSLDPNPDDTKITDGVTLLDPKLGAFTDNGGAVQIPPLPGKPQVTGGALPSRSSYRETPPANPSDLIVTAISATKTELTWTDNSDDETGFKIERSRDQQNWTVLTTTAANATRYRDTDLTPDTSYYYRLRAINDIGDSSAISAQVTTDSITPPVPSPSLIQEPALSRTSEDVFLVEGDSDEVQLQFDLTATDTDSVNEIGIFWVDDQSGSINGIAPGEVGYLEAALNQSQVIFSVLPGNPFPDLSVTRQFGVNGGQEFGFYLVTNSTTDTVRAELAAGGTPDNVLFGLTSANGDQFDPVQVSELGDNHYNLAWEDGEDGDFKDLVFTVQLTQTQPVVGTQLQGGQEGEIIDLRDQVTGMIPAVFGVNSDADYDNSFGFYVIDDLDGRIGDLLPGDPGYAEAAVSQRLDTEAGLPAGTLLAPFIIADGTAEEFLAENPHNQSGQEVMAYFTFMVANPDGKDHVRLLGDNTFGFEDQWAGGDNDFNDMVVEVNFV, via the coding sequence ATGATTACTATTACAGTTACAAGCGCTGCTGACAGAGGATCGGGTTCACTAAGAGCTGCGATCGGCCAAGCTCAATCAGGAGATACAATTCAATTTGATCCAAGTCTTGCGAATAAGACGATTAAACTGACCAGTGGTCAACTTGAAATCGATAAAGACCTAATCATTGATGGGGCTAATGCTCCAGGTTTAACCATTAGTGGCAATAATACCTCCCGTGTTTTTTATTCATCGAGTAATTCTGTCGATATCACTTTCCGGAATCTAATCATCGCCGATGGCAAAACCAATGGAAAAGGTGCAGACGGTGCCGGTGCAGGGATTTGGACAGGAAATGAAACCCGACTAACAGTCGAAAACAGCACATTTAAAAATAACTACGCCACAGGCTTTGGAGGAGGTGCGATTTTTGGAGGTTGGAAAGGTACGAATGTGATCAAAAATAGTACATTTGTGGGAAATAGCTCATCAGATAATGATGGCGATTTGCGTAGTGGCGGTGCGATTACTATCAATAGCGAAAGCTTCCTCTCTGTTGTAGACAGTAATTTTACTGATAATGAGGGAATTTATGGCGGAGCAGTGAGTATAACATCAGGGAGCCTGAATGTAAAAGACTCAATTTTCAGTGAAAATAGGGCATTTAAAGGCGGTGCTATTAGCAATATTGCAAATAGTCTGACCATAGAAAATTCGACGTTTACTCGTAACAACTCAACAAATTACGCGGGTGCAATTTACACAGACGGGGCTTCAGCCAATGATGATGGGAAAACCGCTGACAAAATTCAAATTCGCAACAGTCGTATTGAGAACAATACAGGAATTGGACAAGGAGGAGCACTTTTCCTCTATGTTTATGGAAAAGACCAAATCATCATTGAAAATAGCACAATCATCAATAATCAAGTCATTGGAGATGATCAAGGTATCGCTTTGGGTGGGGGACTCCGCCTGGGTAATGGTGAAGCAATTATCCGGAACACCACGTTGGCGAATAATCTCGCACAGGAACGAGGTGGTGGCTTGTATGTAGGAGCACGTACAACCGTCACCATTGACAACAGTACTTTTTATGGAAACAGGGCGGAGTCATCCGATGGTACAGACGGTGCGGGGGGAGCAATAGCGTTACACAACCGCGACTATTCTGCTCAAATTACCCAAACTACAATTGCCAATAATTATGCTGGTTCCAGAAGTGGTGGATTGTTTGTAGACGAGTCAAATGTCACACTAAAAAACACCCTCTTTACCGATAACTTTGCCTTCCGTGGCGGCGATGATAAGAACGTTGATCACCACACGAACACTGTACTCAAGGATGGGGGAGGAAATTTCCAATCACTAGATCCCAATCCGGATGATACGAAGATTACAGATGGGGTAACACTTCTTGACCCGAAACTGGGAGCGTTTACCGATAATGGGGGGGCTGTGCAAATACCTCCTCTACCTGGGAAGCCCCAAGTCACAGGGGGAGCTTTGCCCAGCCGTAGCAGTTATCGAGAAACGCCACCAGCTAATCCGAGTGATTTGATTGTTACAGCGATTTCAGCCACGAAAACTGAACTGACGTGGACGGATAATAGTGATGACGAGACAGGATTTAAGATAGAGCGATCGCGCGACCAACAGAATTGGACGGTATTAACCACCACGGCGGCTAATGCTACCCGTTACCGGGATACCGACTTAACGCCGGACACGTCGTACTACTATCGCCTGAGGGCAATCAACGACATTGGTGATTCCTCTGCTATTTCCGCCCAGGTAACCACGGATAGTATAACGCCCCCTGTACCCAGCCCTTCACTTATCCAGGAACCCGCGCTGAGTCGTACATCTGAGGATGTTTTCCTGGTTGAAGGGGACTCGGATGAGGTTCAACTTCAATTTGATTTAACCGCAACTGACACGGATTCGGTAAATGAAATTGGGATTTTTTGGGTGGATGATCAGTCCGGTAGTATTAACGGTATCGCTCCGGGTGAAGTCGGGTATCTGGAAGCCGCCCTCAACCAATCCCAAGTTATTTTCTCAGTACTTCCTGGTAATCCGTTTCCCGATTTAAGCGTTACTCGTCAATTTGGGGTAAATGGGGGTCAGGAATTTGGGTTTTACCTGGTCACAAATAGTACCACGGATACAGTAAGGGCTGAGTTAGCGGCGGGAGGTACTCCAGATAATGTATTGTTTGGCTTGACCTCTGCTAATGGGGATCAGTTTGACCCTGTACAGGTATCCGAACTGGGTGATAACCACTATAACTTGGCGTGGGAAGATGGGGAAGATGGAGACTTTAAGGACTTAGTGTTCACGGTTCAACTCACACAGACTCAGCCAGTAGTCGGAACTCAGTTACAAGGAGGACAAGAAGGAGAAATCATTGATTTGCGGGATCAGGTAACGGGTATGATTCCGGCTGTGTTTGGTGTCAATAGTGACGCGGACTATGATAATAGCTTTGGATTTTATGTCATTGATGACTTGGATGGTCGGATTGGGGATCTGCTACCTGGTGACCCCGGTTATGCCGAAGCGGCGGTTAGTCAGCGGTTGGACACCGAGGCTGGACTCCCGGCGGGAACGTTACTAGCCCCGTTTATCATCGCCGATGGCACAGCCGAGGAATTTTTGGCAGAGAATCCCCATAATCAGAGTGGTCAAGAGGTGATGGCTTATTTTACCTTTATGGTGGCTAACCCCGATGGGAAAGATCATGTCCGCCTGCTAGGGGATAATACCTTTGGGTTTGAGGATCAGTGGGCTGGAGGCGATAATGACTTTAATGATATGGTCGTTGAGGTAAATTTTGTTTAA
- a CDS encoding GumC family protein, whose translation MDTQHNLPVFSNKTNDKLLGSWSEAYPSESNENSGQTVDLAWVFAVFRRRALVMGSVAFILIIVSGFWLVWKKRQVIPVYQGSFKLLVEPLSAEGQFRDQFLLSQNKGVDIQRIQVEKTTLDYESQIRVLKSPQILMPVVEQIQFRYPNIDYNSLQGGVSISRLTYEKDAKQEGTKILEIRYQHKNTKQIEFVLYSLSKAYLQYSLKERQKSIQQGLEFIESQLPNLQQQVDTIQSKLQNLRQQYNLLNPSIADEALTGQAIFLRRERLETEAELAKTYSLYKTLQKQFSEADATAILSQESEAYSALIRELHTVEAEITSQSPLFRTDSPPMKIWRERQQNLQQLLQQESQDILENLVGEIEGIEKHYQTILQTENQVTQQLRQLPLVARQITDLERKLAVATDNLNDFIKKREALRLDGAQQELHWQLIYPPYVWRNAAGDLVPVEVTSVKRPFAIAVVLSVLLGIGVGFLIEILHTVFHTPEEIQRATQLPILGVIPLTKKLTQLRQKSPQLAQVSQVANGIQTSKPRRWLNNGEKTDPESMSPFIEAFRFVYTNICLLSSKQPIHSLAICSPISGDGKTTVALYLAKAAATIGKRVLLIDTNLRSPQLHIRLELSNERGLSEIIAADSTIQEAIQKSPLDENCFVLTAGQSLSDPIKLISSDKMQYLMEQFSSQFDFVIYDTPPLLGLGDSNLVAAQVDGTILVVGMEKTDRSLMMKALDRLKIARTYVLGFVANGMKDEFMNY comes from the coding sequence ATGGATACTCAACACAATCTACCAGTATTTAGTAACAAAACGAATGACAAACTTCTTGGGTCTTGGTCTGAAGCCTACCCCAGCGAATCGAACGAGAATAGTGGGCAGACGGTAGATTTAGCCTGGGTTTTTGCCGTTTTTCGTCGCAGAGCCTTAGTGATGGGATCTGTGGCATTCATCTTGATCATAGTCTCTGGTTTTTGGCTTGTTTGGAAGAAACGTCAGGTTATTCCAGTATATCAAGGTTCATTTAAACTCTTAGTCGAACCCCTCTCCGCTGAAGGTCAGTTCCGGGATCAATTTTTATTGTCTCAAAATAAAGGGGTAGACATCCAAAGAATCCAGGTAGAAAAGACAACGTTGGATTACGAAAGCCAGATTCGGGTTTTGAAAAGTCCACAAATCCTTATGCCAGTGGTTGAGCAAATCCAATTTCGGTATCCAAATATTGATTATAATTCTCTCCAAGGAGGAGTTTCTATTTCTCGCCTAACTTATGAAAAAGATGCCAAACAAGAAGGTACAAAAATTTTAGAAATTCGCTACCAACACAAAAATACTAAACAAATAGAATTTGTATTATACTCACTTAGCAAAGCTTATCTTCAGTACAGCTTAAAAGAACGCCAAAAAAGTATTCAGCAAGGTCTAGAATTTATTGAATCGCAACTTCCTAATCTTCAACAGCAAGTTGATACCATCCAAAGTAAACTACAAAACCTGCGTCAGCAGTACAATCTGCTCAATCCTAGTATCGCAGACGAAGCTCTAACCGGACAGGCTATATTTCTTCGTCGAGAGCGATTAGAGACAGAAGCGGAACTGGCGAAGACCTACTCCCTCTATAAAACGTTGCAAAAACAGTTCAGTGAAGCCGACGCAACCGCCATTTTGTCTCAGGAATCCGAAGCTTACAGTGCGCTAATCAGAGAACTCCATACGGTAGAAGCTGAGATTACTTCTCAATCTCCCCTATTTCGCACAGATAGCCCACCTATGAAGATATGGCGTGAGCGGCAGCAAAACTTGCAGCAATTGTTGCAGCAAGAATCTCAAGATATTCTCGAAAATCTAGTCGGTGAAATTGAAGGAATTGAAAAACACTACCAAACTATTCTCCAAACGGAAAACCAGGTGACTCAACAACTACGACAGTTACCTTTGGTTGCCCGCCAGATAACGGATTTAGAGCGAAAGTTAGCGGTAGCTACGGATAACTTAAATGATTTTATCAAGAAACGAGAAGCGCTGCGATTAGATGGGGCTCAGCAAGAACTCCATTGGCAACTGATTTATCCCCCCTATGTGTGGCGTAATGCAGCAGGTGATTTGGTTCCTGTAGAAGTGACATCAGTCAAGCGACCATTTGCCATAGCTGTGGTGTTAAGTGTTCTGTTGGGCATCGGGGTGGGTTTTTTGATAGAAATTCTTCATACTGTTTTCCATACCCCTGAAGAAATCCAACGTGCCACGCAACTTCCTATCCTCGGCGTGATTCCCTTGACCAAAAAACTGACCCAACTCCGCCAGAAATCACCACAACTGGCACAGGTGTCACAGGTGGCTAATGGAATTCAAACCTCGAAGCCGCGCCGTTGGTTGAACAATGGAGAGAAAACTGACCCCGAAAGTATGTCTCCCTTCATAGAAGCTTTTCGCTTTGTCTATACCAATATCTGTTTACTCAGTTCTAAGCAGCCGATTCACTCCTTAGCCATTTGTTCACCGATATCGGGTGATGGCAAAACAACTGTGGCGCTGTACCTGGCGAAAGCTGCCGCTACAATTGGTAAGCGCGTCTTACTCATTGATACCAATTTACGTTCTCCTCAGCTTCACATTCGTCTAGAGTTGTCCAATGAGCGAGGACTCAGTGAAATCATTGCTGCTGACTCAACTATCCAGGAGGCTATCCAAAAATCCCCCTTAGATGAGAACTGCTTTGTTTTGACAGCAGGTCAGAGTTTATCAGACCCGATCAAGTTAATTTCTTCTGATAAGATGCAGTATCTCATGGAGCAATTTTCATCCCAGTTTGACTTCGTTATCTATGATACTCCACCCCTTTTGGGTCTAGGAGATTCTAACTTGGTGGCGGCTCAGGTAGATGGAACAATACTTGTGGTGGGGATGGAGAAAACTGACCGTTCCCTGATGATGAAAGCCTTAGATCGATTAAAGATTGCCAGAACCTACGTTTTAGGGTTCGTTGCCAATGGAATGAAAGATGAGTTCATGAATTATTGA